In Planococcus shixiaomingii, the DNA window GACTGTTCCATATGCATTTTTATAATAGATTAACCTAGCAATGCCACCTTCTTGTTTTGCTGCAGCACTGCAATATTCATAAGTATAATAAACATCGCTCTTTTCAAAACTGCTGACAACTTCATTCCATCGATTATTATCCCTGATTACTTCCATCTTTAATTGTTCCTCCACCATATTTAACATTCGGCACCTCCATTCCCGACCCATATCTAATAATCCTTCAGAATTATTTTCGATTTCATACGATCATTATTTCATCATATTTCATCATTACTTTTCCTTCTTCGTAGGAAAAGCCGGTATATGAATCATTCGGAGTTCCAGCGATATTATTGATGATATAGTCTGGGAAATTTACCCCGCATTCATGCGCGTGTGGATATCCAGCTCCAAACCGCGGATTAACTTCAGAGATGTAAAATTTTTGTTCATATTGGAAGATATCGATATCAATTGGGCCTCTAAAGTCCATGTGCTTTACTAAGTTAATCACTAATTGCTCAATTTCTTCGTTATGAACCGAAATAGATTGATCTGTTTGTCCTGAACGCATTCTTAATTTTTCTTTGATAAATAAATTCACTAGTTCCCCAGTCCACATATCAATATAGGCATCTACACCAAACTCTTTATCTTTAAAATAAGGCTGAAAAACCATGTTTTCCGGGCAACCGATAAAATCTTTTTCCTGTTGAAGCAACGCAAAGCCAATACTCGTACTGCCGCTTACTGGTTTCATGATAAATGGGTAAGAAAATTCTTTATTTGCAACCGCATTTAATGCCTCTTCTGCATCTTTATATGTAGGCACCGTAGGTATTCCTTTATCTATTAAAAAGTTGTAGAGAAAGAATTTATTTGCACTCGTTTCAATTACAGCTTTTGATGAAATAAGAGGTGTTACTCCAATCTCATCAAATCTGCTTTTATTAGCAGCAATTAGCTCTAATTCAAAATCCATCGAAACTACAACTGCATCCACCTTTTGGTCTTTACAAATACGCAATATGTCCTCGATATAATGGATATCAGTCATTTCCGACACTATAAAAGATGCTTCAGCCACATGCATCGCTGGAGCATAAGTATTCATATCCGCAGCAAACACCGCGCCTCCTATTGGCTCCAATGCCTTTTTAAAGTACTGGATTGTTTTTACTCTGCGTCCAGCACATAAAATTAAAATATTCATTTTCTCATCTCATTTCTAGTATATGATGAAAACTTACTGCGGTGGATTGCGATAAACTCCTTCTGCTTTGATCACCCTATAGAAAGTTTGCAAAAGAATGTATAAGTCCAAACGAATACTTTTTCGTTTGATGTAGTCAATATCAATTTTAATTTTTTCATCCCAGGTTAGTTCATTGCGGCCGCTGATTTGCGCAAGACCTGTTACTCCTGGTTTGACTTCCAACCGTAATTTCTGATAATCGTTATAGTTATCGGTCTGAGACGCTAAAGTTGGCCTTGGACCGACAAATGACATATCGCCCAATAAGATATTCAGTATTTGAGGCAATTCATCAATACTGGTTTTACGCAAAATATTGCCTACTTTGGTGACACGGGCATCAGAAGGTAATACCGCTCTATCTTCGCTCTCTTTTTCTATGTCATGGTACATCGTTCGGAATTTATAAATAATAAAGTGCTTTCCTTTATATCCCCCCCTTGTCTGCTTGAAAAAAATAGGACCTTTAGACTCCACCCTGATACAAATAGCTGTAATAAGGAAAATAGGCGTGAATAGAATTAATAACAAGAAGGCAAAAGAGAATTCGATGAGGCGCATTAAACCCTTGGTGTACTTCATGTCATCCTTAGTTTTTGCCGCACTGTTCAGAATCATCCTTGTTGCCTCCTTACAATCTCCAGAGCTGAATTTTATTAGGTTTGTCTTTTGGATCCAGCACACTCTTAATATCGAAGACGATGCCTTCTTTATCAGTCAATAAGCGGTCAAACTGCTTCCATCCTGCTTTCTTGTATTTCTCATGTGGAACTGCAAGAATAACTGCAGAGGCAGTTAGCAATTCTTCTTCTGGAGTGATCGTCAAGCCGTATTGGCGTTCTGCATCTGCTGTGTCTGAGCAGGCATCTGCTATTTGCACGTCGATCCCATATTCCTGTAGTTCACGTACAACGTCTACTACTTTGGAATTTCTTAAATCCGGAACATCTTCTTTAAATGTTAGGCCAAGAATTGTTACTCTTGTTCCTTGTACCGGTAAGTTATTTTGTATTAGCTTTTTCACAAGAGTCCTCGCAATATAACGGCCAATACCATCATTTATGCGCCTGCCTGCCAAAATGACTTCCGGATGGTGCCCTACAGCTTGCGCTTTATGCGTTAAGTAATACGGATCTACACCAATGCAGTGCCCACCAACAAGACCAGGATAAAACTTCAGGAAATTCCATTTTGTTCCTGCAGTTTCTAAAACATCGGCTGTATCAATTTCCAAACGATTGCATATAAGAGCCAGTTCATTCATTAGGGCAATATTTACGTCGCGCTGGGTATTCTCAATAACTTTAGCTGCTTCTGCCACTCTAATGGATTTCGCTTTAAAGACTCCGGCTTCGACCACGCTGCCATAAACTGAAGCGATAAAATCAAGTACAGCTTCGTTTTGGCCAGATACTACCTTTTTGATTTTAGTAAACGTATGCTTTTTATCGCCTGGGTTAATTCTCTCAGGTGAATAACCGACGAAAAACTCTTTGCCTGCTTCCATTCCTGAGAATTTTTCCAATACAGGAATACATTTTTCCTCGGTTGTTCCAGGGTACACGGTGGATTCAAAAACAACGACTGCCCCTTTTTTCATGTGTTTGCCTACTGTTTCACTGGCCTTCAGCAATGGAGTGAGATCCGGCTGATTAGAAGCATCAATCGGTGTTGGGACTGAGACAATAATGAAGCCTGCTTCCGCCAATTTTGCTGGATCGTCGGTGTATTCAATTTGCGTTTTGCTTAATTCTTTTGAACCTACTTCGTTTGTGTAATCATTTCCTTCGAGTAATGTTTGAATTCTATTTTTATTAATATCAAAACCAATAACACTGAATTTATTTCCAAAAGCTACTGCAACCGGTAATCCAACATATCCCAATCCGACAACTGCAATTTTCAAGTCCTTCAACATATATCAACTTCCTCCTTGTTTTTCACATCTCGACGAACAGATTTCCTAAACAGCGACTTTCTCAGTAAAACTTCATTTTGGGCAATAGCAAACGTAATCAGGAACAATGGAAGCATTTTATTTCTATGCCGCATTGCCGTACCTGCATTTGAGGTTCCATAAGAGTAAATGAGTACGGTGATTATTAAAAAAGCAGAGATGATGATTTTGTTTCTAATTGACATATCGCTTTTAAATAACCCATACAGTGTTGCCCCTATTAAAAATAGATAGAATGACGAGTCAAACAAAAAACTTACCATATCCGATAATCCACGCCAGTCCAGAGGAATTGGCGAAAATAAGAAATAGAACATTTTGAGCGGTGCTAATAAATAAGCAACCCATCCACTCAAGCCATAAAATTGGGTTAAGTACATCGATCCGCCTCTGCCTGTAATGCCCAGGTTAGATACTCCTTCTTCTTCCAGTGCGCTAAATTTTTCAAGAAACAATTCACTGTTTTGAAATAAGACTATAAACAGTACCGCAAAAAACATTAAATATAAAATCGTTGGCGATGATTTCCTGTTATTTCCTTCTTTTCTTTCGTCTTTAGAAAAGATAAAGGCAAGGATATAAACAATAACGAAACCAAGCATTCCCGAATGGAACACCATCGACAGTACAGCAAGAACAACCGCCAATAAAAAATGATTGAATTTTCTTTCAGACATCCAAACAAAGAAATAGAAAAGAGAAATTGTAATGAAATAAACGATGATCGACTCTCTCAGTAAGATGCTGGACATGAACATACTATTCGGCATAAAGGTAAATATCAGCAAAGCAATTAACGTAATCTTACGGTCAACTTTTAAGAAACTCAGAATTTTCAATAAGTAAATCGCTGAAAATACCCAAAATGCCACATTCAAAAATTGAGCAAATGGTCTTTGATCTCCTACAAAATAGTAGATAGCTGATAAGAATGGAACATATGCTGTTCTTCCTTCTGACAGTGGGAGTAATCCATTTGCGATACTTACTGATGCTGAATGGAAGTATTCAGAATCGTCACCACTTGAAAAAACAGTAATACTTGGCACATACAAATCAACAAACAATATAAGAACACGAACTGCAAATCCGATAAATATAATGGCTAACATTTCTTTCTCAAGCACTTTAAACAAATACATGGAAACGGCAATAATGCTGAAGAGAAGAAGAACTACCCCAAAAGCTTCCTGATTGGGAATATAATCTTTTATCACAAAGGTGACTAACGCTTGCAAAAGGAAAAACAATAAAACGACGACCATCCGAGAGACACCTCTCTTTTTTAAATTTTATAAAAATCGATATACCAATCGACAAACTTCTTAATACCATCACTTATAGGAGTCATTGCCTTAATACCAGTAACCTGAAAAAGATCATCAGAATCGGCATAAGAAACAGGGACGTCCCCCGGCTGCATCGGATATAGCTGTTTATTTGCTTTTTTACCAAGTTTTTCTTCTAGCAGGCTTATATATTCTTCTAAATTGACGAATTCATTGCCTCCAATGTTGTATAAGCGATAAGGTGCGTAACTGGCAGCAGGATCCGGCGAAATCCCAGACCAGGAGGAATCCGGCTCTGCGGGCTTATCAAGGAAGCTTACTATCGCTTCGACAACATCATCTATAAATGTATAGCCGCGAATCATTTTGCCGTAGTTGTATAACTTGATCGGTTCACCTTCAAGAATCTGTTTTGTAAAGGTGAACAAAGCCATATCCGGCCTTCCCCACGGCCCATAAACTGTGAAGAACCTTAGGCCGGTTGTCGGCAATTTGTACAAGCTGCTATAAGTATGAGCTAATAGTTCATTCGCCTTCTTAGTTGCAGCATATACACTCAGCGGGTGGTCAACACTGTCATGAACCGAAAACGGAACTTTGGTATTTGCGCCATAGACGGAACTTGAAGATGCGTAAATGAGGTGTTTCACTTTGTACAAAGAGCTGGTTTCTAAAATGTTTAAAAATCCCTGGACATTCGTTTTAATATAGATATGCGGATTTTCCAAAGAATTTCGTACTCCTGCTTGTGCAGCTAAGTGAATAACAAGATCTACTTCGTTATTCATAAAAATGTGAGAAAGAACTTCCATATCTTCAATGTCGCCCTGGATAAAATTGAATTTTGGATGCTTTTGCAATTCTTGCAAACGCGCTTCTTTCAAAGTCACATCATAGTAAGCGTTCATATTATCAATCCCGATTACCGAAAAATCTTCGCTTAAAAGGCGCTTAGCTACATGAAATCCAATAAATCCTGACGATCCAGTAACCAAAATCACACTGTCCACCTCATTCGTTCTGCACGCTTTTACGTCCTAACGCCATGAGCCTGTCTTTATAGTAAGAAGCATCGCTTACTTTAAGAGCTATTAACACTACAGCATAGATGACGACTCCCGCTGACACACTCGATGCCAAAGACCAGTAGCTTTCTCCTAATAAAAAGTAAAGTTGTTTCGCTCCAACACCCATTACTCCGGCTGCGACAAGAGCTTTTCCTAGATCTAACAAGATTAATTTCGATCCAATGGAACCAATCTTTTTAACTAGGGCAACATAGAGATACACTGTACTCACTATCGCCGCGATACTTGTTGCCAGAGCTAAACCACTAATTCCCATTATCCGAGCAAGGACTATATTCAAAATGACGTTTATAACCATCGCTGCCACAGCGCTAATCATAGGAGTTTTTGAGTCTTCAAGAGAGTAAAACACTTTTGCTAAAACCTCTCTCATTCCGAACCCAAGCATTCCAAAAGAGTAAAAAAATAAAGCTCCGGCAGTTAATAGCACCGCATCATCTTCAAATGCCCCTCTGCCAAACAACAAAACAGTAATTTCTTTTGAAAAGATCATAAGGCCAATTGTTGAGGGAATAATTAGCAGGCCTATACTAGTAATCATTTTTCCAACCGTCCACTTTAACTGAACCATGTCTTTTCTCACTGCCATCTTGGTTATTCTTGGAAAAAGCACTGTGACAATCGCCGTAACAAAAATTGCTTCAATGAAAAAAGTAATGCGGTTTGAATACGTCAACGCCGAAATTCCTCCCCCGACAATCTGAGAAGCGATCGTTCTATCTACTAGAACATTAATCTGGTCCACTGAGAC includes these proteins:
- a CDS encoding ATP-grasp domain-containing protein encodes the protein MNILILCAGRRVKTIQYFKKALEPIGGAVFAADMNTYAPAMHVAEASFIVSEMTDIHYIEDILRICKDQKVDAVVVSMDFELELIAANKSRFDEIGVTPLISSKAVIETSANKFFLYNFLIDKGIPTVPTYKDAEEALNAVANKEFSYPFIMKPVSGSTSIGFALLQQEKDFIGCPENMVFQPYFKDKEFGVDAYIDMWTGELVNLFIKEKLRMRSGQTDQSISVHNEEIEQLVINLVKHMDFRGPIDIDIFQYEQKFYISEVNPRFGAGYPHAHECGVNFPDYIINNIAGTPNDSYTGFSYEEGKVMMKYDEIMIV
- the murJ gene encoding murein biosynthesis integral membrane protein MurJ, whose amino-acid sequence is MEKTVLAIMAMIVLSKVLGFFRDIFLSFFFGATNVTDAYLIAMTIPTVLFAFVGMGVAASYIPIFTKISAHQGEGEAKKFTTNVVNLLFLIATLIIVLILIFPVPIVKLFAYGFEGETLKIAVDFTRISSLSIYFVALTAVFNSYLEINGKFLIAAFTGLPLNIIMIAFIYVSSAGNIYWLAYGYVIAVAIQFLFLVPSIRRTGYRHKMYVKPKEENIKKMMYLALPVMIGVSVDQINVLVDRTIASQIVGGGISALTYSNRITFFIEAIFVTAIVTVLFPRITKMAVRKDMVQLKWTVGKMITSIGLLIIPSTIGLMIFSKEITVLLFGRGAFEDDAVLLTAGALFFYSFGMLGFGMREVLAKVFYSLEDSKTPMISAVAAMVINVILNIVLARIMGISGLALATSIAAIVSTVYLYVALVKKIGSIGSKLILLDLGKALVAAGVMGVGAKQLYFLLGESYWSLASSVSAGVVIYAVVLIALKVSDASYYKDRLMALGRKSVQNE
- a CDS encoding sugar transferase codes for the protein MILNSAAKTKDDMKYTKGLMRLIEFSFAFLLLILFTPIFLITAICIRVESKGPIFFKQTRGGYKGKHFIIYKFRTMYHDIEKESEDRAVLPSDARVTKVGNILRKTSIDELPQILNILLGDMSFVGPRPTLASQTDNYNDYQKLRLEVKPGVTGLAQISGRNELTWDEKIKIDIDYIKRKSIRLDLYILLQTFYRVIKAEGVYRNPPQ
- a CDS encoding nucleotide sugar dehydrogenase; its protein translation is MLKDLKIAVVGLGYVGLPVAVAFGNKFSVIGFDINKNRIQTLLEGNDYTNEVGSKELSKTQIEYTDDPAKLAEAGFIIVSVPTPIDASNQPDLTPLLKASETVGKHMKKGAVVVFESTVYPGTTEEKCIPVLEKFSGMEAGKEFFVGYSPERINPGDKKHTFTKIKKVVSGQNEAVLDFIASVYGSVVEAGVFKAKSIRVAEAAKVIENTQRDVNIALMNELALICNRLEIDTADVLETAGTKWNFLKFYPGLVGGHCIGVDPYYLTHKAQAVGHHPEVILAGRRINDGIGRYIARTLVKKLIQNNLPVQGTRVTILGLTFKEDVPDLRNSKVVDVVRELQEYGIDVQIADACSDTADAERQYGLTITPEEELLTASAVILAVPHEKYKKAGWKQFDRLLTDKEGIVFDIKSVLDPKDKPNKIQLWRL
- a CDS encoding NAD-dependent epimerase, which produces MILVTGSSGFIGFHVAKRLLSEDFSVIGIDNMNAYYDVTLKEARLQELQKHPKFNFIQGDIEDMEVLSHIFMNNEVDLVIHLAAQAGVRNSLENPHIYIKTNVQGFLNILETSSLYKVKHLIYASSSSVYGANTKVPFSVHDSVDHPLSVYAATKKANELLAHTYSSLYKLPTTGLRFFTVYGPWGRPDMALFTFTKQILEGEPIKLYNYGKMIRGYTFIDDVVEAIVSFLDKPAEPDSSWSGISPDPAASYAPYRLYNIGGNEFVNLEEYISLLEEKLGKKANKQLYPMQPGDVPVSYADSDDLFQVTGIKAMTPISDGIKKFVDWYIDFYKI